One stretch of Cygnus atratus isolate AKBS03 ecotype Queensland, Australia chromosome 28, CAtr_DNAZoo_HiC_assembly, whole genome shotgun sequence DNA includes these proteins:
- the GBA1 gene encoding lysosomal acid glucosylceramidase, translated as MWAQRAGVLGWLLLLQVVPRAAGARPCSPKYFGRDSMVCVCNATYCDTLDPVVLPAPGTYVKYESSKAGKRLERSEGSFQRSLRAPDLVLTVDTTQRYQKVKGFGGSVTDSAAINILSLPEKAQDHLLRSYFSEEGLEYNLVRIPMASCDFSLHAYTYDDVPYDYELTHFSLRDEDTKLKIPILHRASTMAKRPLSLYASPWTSPAWMKTSESFIGKGTLKGQAGDKYHKTWANYFVRFLDEYAKHNLTFWAVTAENEPSAGLINNYPFQCLGFTAEQQRDFIARDLGPALANSSHRNIQLIILDDNRLHLPHWAKVVLEDEQAARYVHGIGIHWYLDFIGPIQDTVVPTHELFPDYFILATEACIGAHFWERDVILGCWERGNQYSHSILTNLNHFVAGWTDWNLALDLEGGPNWVKNYVDSPVIVDSSEGIFYKQPMFYHMGHFSKFIPEGSQRVGLVASKESKKTDLEYSAFVRPDGAVVVVVLNRSLQNVTFGLADVVGLIEAVAPASSIQTYLWRRQ; from the exons ATGTGGGCCCAGCGTGCCGGGgtcctgggctggctgctgctgctccaggtggtccccagggctgcag GCgcccggccctgcagccccaagtACTTTGGCCGTGACTCCATGGTGTGCGTGTGCAATGCCACGTACTGCGACACGCTGGACCCCGTGGTCCTGCCGGCCCCAGGCACCTACGTCAAGTACGAGAGCAGCAAGGCCGGCAAGCGGCTGGAGCGCAGCGAGGGGAGCTTCCAGCGCAGCCTCCGTGCCCCAG ATCTTGTCCTGACTGTGGACACGACGCAGCGGTACCAGAAGGTAAAGGGATTCGGTGGCTCTGTCACTGACTCGGCTGCCATAAACATCCTTTCCCTGCCCGAGAAAGCCCAGGACCACCTCCTGCGCTCCTATTTCTCTGAGGAAG ggCTTGAGTACAACCTTGTCCGCATCCCCATGGCCAGCTGTGACTTCTCCCTCCACGCCTACACCTACGACGACGTCCCCTATGACTACGAGCTCACCCACTTCAGCCTGCGGGATGAGGACACGAAGCTGAAG atCCCCATCCTGCACCGAGCCTCGACCATGGCCAAACGCCCACTGTCCCTGTACGCAAGCCCCTGGACCTCCCCGGCCTGGATGAAGACCAGCGAATCCTTCATCGGGAAGGGCACGCTGAAGGGGCAGGCGGGGGACAAGTACCACAAGACCTGGGCCAACTACTTCGTGCG CTTTCTGGACGAATACGCCAAGCACAACCTGACCTTCTGGGCGGTGACAGCCGAGAACGAGCCTTCGGCCGGGCTGATCAACAACTACCCCTTCCAGTGCCTGGGCTTCACGGCTGAGCAGCAGCGGGACTTCATCGCGCGGGACCTGGGCCCCGCGCTGGCCAACAGCTCCCACCGCAACATCCAGCTCATCATCCTGGATGACAACCGCCTCCACCTCCCGCACTGGGCCAAAGTG GTGCTGGAGGACGAACAGGCAGCTCGCTACGTCCACGGCATTGGCATCCACTGGTACCTGGACTTCATCGGTCCCATACAGGACACCGTGGTGCCCACTCATGAGCTCTTCCCGGATTACTTCATCCTGGCCACGGAGGCGTGCATCGGGGCCCACTTCTGGGAGCGGGATGTTatcctgggctgctgggagcgGGGGAACCAGTACAGCCACAGCATCCTGACG AACCTGAACCACTTTGTGGCCGGCTGGACCGACTGGAACCTGGCGCTGGACCTGGAGGGGGGCCCCAACTGGGTCAAGAACTACGTGGACAGCCCCGTCATCGTGGACAGCAGCGAAGGCATTTTCTACAAGCAGCCCATGTTCTACCACATGGGGCACTTCAG TAAGTTCATCCCAGAGGGCTCCCAGCGCGTGGGGCTCGTCGCCTCCAAAGAGTCCAAGAAGACCGACCTGGAGTACTCGGCCTTCGTGCGCCCCGACGGTgccgtggtggtggtggtcctCAACAG GTCCCTGCAAAATGTGACCTTCGGGCTGGCCGACGTGGTTGGCCTCATTGAGGCCGTGGCTCCGGCCAGCTCCATCCAGACCTACCTGTGGCGGCGGCAGTGA
- the LOC118258584 gene encoding lysosomal acid glucosylceramidase-like, translated as MWPGCASVLGWLLLLQAAPRVAGGRPCNAKDFGHGSLVCACSAVYCDTLDPVVLPAPGTYVKYESSKAGKRLERSEGSFQRNAEILDFHLTLDTAQRYQKVKGFGGSVTDSAAINIQSLSKETQSHLLRSYFSEEGIEYNLVRVPMASTDFSVRLYTYADAEGDFELKHFNLTEEDTRMKIPILQAAQAVAKRPLSLYASPWTSPVWMKTNGAMTGRGTLKGNPGDKYHKAWAKYFIRFLDEYAKHNLTFWAVTAGNEPTAGEIVFYPFQCLGFSPEHQRDFIAQDLGPALANSSHRNVQLIILDDQRVMLPYWAQVVLKDPVAASYISGIGIHWYLDFLAPIDLTLSITHHLFPNYFLLSTEASTGSYFWEPRVVLGGWDRGSKYSHSILTDLNNYVTGWTDWNLALDLQGGPNWSKNYVDSPVIVDSSKDVFYKQPMFYHMGHFSKFIPEGSQRVGLAVSKKCRRCNLEHTAFLRPDGAVVLVVLNRSPVDVSFGISDPRVGFIEAAAPSDSIQTFLWKQPA; from the exons ATGTGGCCTGGGTGTGCCAGCGTCctgggctggctcctgctgctgcaggcagcaccgcGCGTGGCAG GCGGCCGGCCCTGCAATGCCAAGGACTTTGGGCACGGCTCGCTGGTGTGTGCCTGCAGTGCCGTGTACTGTGACACGCTGGACCCCGTGGTCCTGCCGGCCCCGGGCACCTACGTCAAGTACGAGAGCAGCAAGGCCGGCAAGCGGCTGGAGCGCAGCGAGGGGAGCTTCCAGCGCAATGCAGAGATCCTAG ATTTCCACCTCACTCTGGACACGGCGCAGCGCTACCAGAAGGTGAAGGGCTTTGGAGGCTCCGTCACAGACTCGGCTGCCATAAACATCCAGTCCCTGTCCAAGGAGACTCAGAGCCACCTGCTCCGCTCCTATTTCTCTGAGGAAG GCATTGAGTACAACCTCGTGCGTGTCCCCATGGCCAGCACCGATTTCTCTGTGCGTCTCTACACCTATGCTGATGCAGAGGGTGACTTTGAGCTGAAGCACTTCAATCTGACAGAGGAGGATACGCGGATGAAG ATCCCAATCCTACAGGCAGCCCAGGCAGTAGCCAAGCGCCCCCTGTCACTGTATGCCAGCCCCTGGACGTCCCCGGTCTGGATGAAGACGAATGGTGCCATGACAGGGAGAGGGACGCTGAAGGGAAACCCGGGGGACAAGTACCACAAGGCCTGGGCCAAATACTTCATCCG GTTCCTGGATGAATATGCCAAGCACAACCTGACCTTCTGGGCCGTGACAGCAGGGAACGAGCCCACGGCCGGCGAGATCGTCTTCTACCCCTTCCAGTGCCTGGGCTTCTCCCCGGAGCACCAGCGGGACTTCATCGCGCAGGACCTGGGCCCCGCTCTGGCCAACAGCTCCCACCGCAATGTCCAGCTCATCATCCTGGATGACCAGCGCGTGATGCTGCCCTACTGGGCTCAAGTG gTTCTCAAAGACCCTGTGGCCGCCAGCTACATCAGCGGCATCGGCATCCACTGGTACCTGGACTTCCTGGCGCCCATCGACCTCACCCTCTCCATCACCCACCACCTCTTCCCCAATTACTTCCTCCTCTCTACGGAGGCCTCCACTGGCTCCTACTTCTGGGAGCCCCGGGTGGTGCTTGGTGGCTGGGACCGCGGGAGCAAGTACAGCCACAGCATCCTCACG GACCTCAACAACTATGTTACGGGCTGGACCGACTGGAACCTGGCGCTGGACCTTCAGGGGGGCCCCAACTGGAGCAAGAACTACGTGGACAGCCCCGTCATTGTGGACAGCAGCAAGGACGTCTTCTACAAGCAGCCTATGTTCTACCACATGGGGCACTTCAG CAAGTTCATCCCTGAGGGCTCGCAGCGCGTGGGGCTGGCTGTCTCCAAGAAGTGTCGCAGGTGCAACCTGGAGCACACGGCTTTCCTGCGCCCCGACGGCGCTGTGGTCCTGGTGGTCCTGAACCG GTCCCCCGTGGATGTCTCCTTTGGGATCTCAGACCCCAGAGTCGGCTTCATTGAGGCCGCAGCTCCCAGCGACTCCATCCAGACGTTCCTGTGGAAGCAGCCGGCCTAG